Proteins encoded together in one Orrella marina window:
- a CDS encoding ABC transporter substrate-binding protein, which produces MNRNTFNRRDFLKLSSAGIVSIGLPGKFAFAQPATISATTFPGAWETAHRSILVPAYTKATGGSTNLVASLAVDTVSKLVAARNNPPYDVIILDEGPYLAALEHDIFATIPTDKLPNLNDIPEKFIDPRGTGVFVSGQIIGIAYNTEKLKEPPTSWNDLLKPEYKGRVGLAGMGSTLMTAWMVEMARLNGGSESNMEPAFEFVKRLLPNVGAVAANPGALASLFQQDEIDISIHYNNNVGDLQSKGVPVALAKPDTGWVHIKSTMHIPKNSRNVDLAAAYINEAISPAVQNQMAAAPYMLVPTSTKATFSPELEMYATSMEDVENMNGVDWETLNPRRAEYIQRFNREISN; this is translated from the coding sequence ATGAACCGAAATACATTTAATCGACGAGATTTTCTGAAGCTTTCATCGGCAGGGATCGTATCGATAGGACTACCCGGTAAATTCGCTTTCGCACAGCCGGCAACAATTTCTGCGACAACGTTCCCGGGTGCCTGGGAAACTGCGCACAGGAGCATTCTCGTTCCCGCCTATACCAAAGCGACCGGTGGTTCCACCAACCTGGTCGCGTCGTTGGCGGTCGATACCGTTTCAAAGCTTGTTGCTGCCCGTAATAATCCGCCATATGACGTCATCATTCTGGATGAAGGTCCTTATCTTGCCGCACTGGAACACGACATCTTCGCGACAATCCCGACTGACAAGCTCCCAAATCTCAACGACATTCCAGAGAAATTCATCGACCCACGAGGCACCGGTGTGTTTGTGTCTGGACAGATCATCGGCATTGCCTACAACACAGAGAAACTCAAAGAGCCACCCACCTCCTGGAACGATCTTCTCAAACCCGAGTACAAGGGGCGTGTCGGCCTGGCTGGGATGGGATCCACATTGATGACAGCCTGGATGGTCGAAATGGCGAGACTAAACGGTGGAAGCGAATCAAACATGGAGCCAGCATTCGAGTTTGTGAAGCGGCTTCTACCCAACGTCGGTGCGGTGGCCGCCAACCCTGGCGCACTCGCCAGTTTGTTTCAGCAGGACGAAATTGACATCTCGATCCACTACAACAATAACGTTGGTGACCTACAAAGCAAAGGCGTTCCGGTTGCCCTAGCAAAACCCGATACAGGATGGGTTCACATCAAGAGCACCATGCATATTCCGAAAAACTCGAGAAATGTGGATCTCGCTGCGGCCTACATCAATGAAGCGATTAGCCCGGCAGTTCAGAATCAGATGGCGGCCGCACCATACATGCTCGTTCCCACCAGCACCAAAGCCACATTTAGCCCTGAGCTCGAGATGTACGCCACCAGCATGGAGGATGTCGAGAACATGAACGGTGTTGACTGGGAAACATTGAACCCTAGACGAGCCGAGTATATTCAGCGGTTCAACCGAGAGATCAGTAACTGA
- the ppk1 gene encoding polyphosphate kinase 1: MPVTSVEFLNRELSLLQFNERVLAMAHDPGTPLLERLRYLCIVGSNLDEFFEIRVSSLKEQMRLHPTMRGPDGLTAGQAFDLVQKDVHSLVARLYGLFNEEVLPNLRKEGVYLHHAHEWDETQREWAHDLFVRDMMPLLTPIGLDPAHPFPRVYNKSLNFLVPLSGEDAFGRKASVAVVQAPRALPRVVRMPPEISGLPHGFILLTSLIRAFAGELFPGMTSRGVYQWRVTRNSDLFVDEEEVTNLRLALQGELSQRNFGSAVRLEIDQGTPPEIEGLLHEEFGLKQEDTYRVSGPANFARLMQICQEVDRPDLLFPDSRGAIPKAFSGLTVRDGAIFDLLTRGDQLLHHPYQSFRPVIDLLTAAARDPNVVAIKQTIYRTGEDSELMQLLIAAARAGKEVTVIVELMARFDEQTNINWAARLEEVGAHVSYGVVGHKTHAKMLLVLRREKGGIKRYGHLGTGNYHSRTARLYTDFGLMTANPAMCEDMDKVFAQLTGLGARRELSLLLQSPFNMHGSIVDMIRAEADAARAGKRASIKAKMNSLLEPQVISELYRASQAGVKIDLIVRGACALRSGVPGLSENIRVRSIIGRFLEHSRVFYFYAGGKERVYLSSADWMDRNFFRRVELAFPVLNPALKKRVINEAFTLALRDNVRAWVQQSDGTYSKVRSRREPHVMQDQLVTLLQDK, from the coding sequence ATGCCAGTGACTTCAGTCGAGTTCCTCAATCGCGAACTCTCGTTGCTTCAGTTCAACGAGCGGGTGCTGGCCATGGCACATGATCCGGGCACCCCCTTGCTGGAGCGATTGCGTTACCTGTGTATCGTGGGCTCCAATCTGGATGAGTTCTTTGAGATTCGAGTCTCGAGCCTCAAGGAGCAGATGCGATTGCACCCCACGATGAGGGGGCCCGACGGGTTGACTGCCGGGCAGGCGTTCGATCTGGTTCAGAAAGATGTGCACTCGCTGGTTGCGCGTCTGTACGGGCTTTTCAACGAAGAAGTTTTGCCGAATCTCAGAAAGGAAGGGGTTTATCTTCACCACGCTCACGAGTGGGATGAAACCCAGCGGGAGTGGGCGCACGATCTGTTTGTGCGAGACATGATGCCACTGCTCACGCCAATCGGACTCGACCCGGCTCATCCGTTTCCTCGGGTCTATAACAAAAGCCTGAACTTCCTTGTGCCGTTGTCTGGTGAAGATGCTTTTGGCCGCAAGGCGAGCGTTGCGGTCGTGCAAGCCCCTCGGGCATTGCCCAGGGTGGTGAGAATGCCGCCTGAGATCTCCGGATTGCCTCACGGTTTTATTTTGTTGACATCGTTGATCCGGGCGTTTGCGGGTGAGTTGTTTCCTGGTATGACTTCCCGGGGTGTCTATCAATGGCGGGTCACCCGTAACAGTGATCTGTTTGTCGATGAAGAAGAAGTGACCAATCTGCGACTTGCCCTTCAGGGCGAGCTTTCGCAGAGAAACTTTGGCTCTGCCGTCAGACTCGAGATCGACCAAGGTACACCTCCCGAGATTGAGGGACTGTTGCACGAAGAATTTGGCTTGAAGCAGGAAGATACCTATCGCGTGTCAGGCCCGGCAAACTTTGCGCGTCTGATGCAGATTTGTCAGGAGGTTGATCGACCTGATTTGCTTTTTCCCGATAGTCGCGGGGCCATTCCCAAGGCATTTTCAGGACTCACGGTCCGGGACGGCGCGATCTTTGATTTGTTGACCAGGGGTGATCAACTTTTGCACCACCCGTATCAGTCGTTCCGGCCAGTGATTGATTTGCTGACAGCCGCCGCGCGTGATCCGAATGTCGTCGCGATCAAGCAGACGATCTATCGGACGGGTGAGGACTCAGAGTTGATGCAGCTTTTGATCGCAGCAGCCAGGGCCGGCAAAGAGGTCACGGTCATTGTGGAGTTGATGGCCCGGTTTGACGAACAGACTAATATCAACTGGGCGGCGCGTCTGGAGGAGGTCGGTGCGCATGTGTCATATGGTGTTGTCGGGCACAAGACACATGCCAAGATGTTGCTGGTGCTGCGAAGAGAGAAGGGTGGCATCAAGCGGTATGGCCATCTTGGAACGGGTAACTATCATTCGAGGACAGCTCGGCTGTATACCGATTTTGGACTGATGACTGCGAATCCCGCCATGTGTGAAGACATGGACAAGGTGTTTGCCCAGTTGACAGGTCTCGGGGCGCGACGCGAGCTGAGTCTTCTGCTTCAGTCGCCGTTCAACATGCACGGATCGATTGTGGATATGATTCGCGCCGAAGCTGATGCCGCCAGGGCCGGAAAGCGTGCGTCCATCAAGGCCAAGATGAACTCTTTGCTCGAACCTCAGGTCATCTCCGAGCTTTATCGTGCCAGTCAGGCAGGTGTAAAGATTGACCTTATTGTGCGGGGCGCATGTGCCTTGCGCTCCGGGGTTCCCGGTCTGTCCGAGAACATTCGGGTGCGATCGATCATTGGAAGGTTTCTGGAGCACTCCAGAGTGTTTTATTTCTACGCGGGAGGTAAGGAGCGCGTCTACCTTTCCTCTGCAGACTGGATGGACCGAAACTTCTTCAGACGAGTCGAACTGGCATTTCCAGTCCTCAACCCTGCTTTGAAGAAGCGCGTGATCAACGAGGCCTTCACGCTAGCCTTGCGTGACAACGTTCGCGCCTGGGTGCAGCAAAGTGATGGAACTTACAGCAAGGTACGAAGTCGGCGTGAACCGCACGTGATGCAGGACCAGCTCGTGACCTTGTTGCAGGATAAATAA
- a CDS encoding ABC transporter permease: protein MATLSTDTDRPAHAIRLDAPVSFIIPLALFFVVFVIAPFVLLTFVSLHNDNSLDVMGIGQYIAFFSDGFNLSVLGNTLLLGLKVTLLTILIGYPLAYAYVSAPRRFQGLLMLMILLPLLTSSVVRTFAWVVILGRQGIINTSLMDLGIITEPLRLLYTPGAVTVALAQIELPLMVLPLITALMSVDSNLRQASLALGAGHWRTFMQVTIPLSVPGLLAGSLLVFASSVSAFVTQTLVGGGQQIFMPFYIYQQAIQANQYPFAAAIAVVLLISVMAIVVLVNSFGRRSKGFVNG from the coding sequence ATGGCTACCTTATCCACTGATACTGATCGACCAGCACATGCAATACGTCTGGATGCACCGGTTTCATTCATTATCCCACTCGCTCTTTTTTTTGTGGTTTTCGTGATTGCCCCGTTTGTATTGCTGACTTTTGTCAGCCTTCACAATGACAATTCGCTGGATGTAATGGGAATCGGTCAGTACATCGCTTTCTTTAGCGATGGTTTCAACCTCTCTGTTCTCGGCAATACGCTTCTGCTCGGCTTGAAGGTCACTTTGCTGACGATCCTGATCGGTTACCCGCTTGCCTACGCCTATGTCAGCGCTCCCCGACGTTTTCAGGGGTTGTTGATGTTGATGATCTTGTTGCCGCTGCTCACGAGTTCGGTGGTCAGGACGTTTGCATGGGTCGTGATTCTTGGTCGTCAGGGGATCATTAACACGTCTCTCATGGACCTGGGGATTATTACGGAACCACTACGACTGCTCTACACACCGGGTGCAGTGACCGTGGCACTGGCGCAGATCGAGCTTCCCCTAATGGTGCTCCCGCTGATCACTGCTTTGATGAGTGTCGATTCCAACCTACGGCAAGCCTCACTGGCGCTAGGGGCAGGGCACTGGAGAACCTTCATGCAGGTCACTATTCCGCTATCTGTGCCAGGCTTGCTGGCAGGTAGTCTGCTGGTGTTCGCATCCTCGGTCAGTGCATTTGTCACCCAGACGCTGGTGGGCGGTGGGCAACAGATATTTATGCCGTTCTATATCTATCAGCAGGCGATTCAGGCGAATCAATATCCATTTGCTGCTGCCATTGCCGTGGTGCTGCTGATCTCCGTGATGGCGATTGTCGTTCTGGTCAATTCATTTGGTCGTCGTAGCAAGGGGTTCGTTAATGGTTGA
- a CDS encoding MarC family NAAT transporter — protein sequence MFSHLIVLGLVMMLPLSNPLTSMSLLLALGKDLSHFERARQVRQAAIYVVAIMLVTYYAGTFILSAFSISLPGMRIAGGLIVAYIGFRMLFPSVSVAEIPEANSAMDSVEGKTVPNLAFVPLAMPGTAGPGTMAMIMSAASKVHSVESIYPGWMLMVVPIIIALLLGLLFYVCLGSADRIVALIGQDGVEAISRIMGFLLVCMAVQFVIDGVIAVIHDPHGFAQAKGA from the coding sequence ATGTTTTCCCATTTGATCGTCCTGGGTCTGGTGATGATGCTGCCGTTGTCCAACCCGCTGACATCCATGTCCTTGCTGCTGGCTCTGGGCAAGGACCTCTCGCACTTCGAGCGTGCACGGCAGGTTCGCCAGGCAGCGATATATGTTGTCGCGATCATGTTGGTGACCTATTACGCCGGGACATTCATTCTCTCTGCGTTTTCGATCTCACTGCCTGGAATGCGAATTGCGGGTGGTCTGATTGTTGCCTATATCGGGTTCCGGATGCTCTTTCCCTCAGTGTCTGTTGCCGAGATTCCAGAAGCGAATAGCGCAATGGATTCAGTTGAAGGCAAGACAGTTCCCAATCTGGCTTTTGTGCCTCTGGCAATGCCAGGAACTGCGGGACCCGGCACGATGGCCATGATCATGAGCGCGGCCTCGAAGGTTCACTCGGTCGAGTCGATTTACCCCGGGTGGATGTTGATGGTCGTACCCATCATCATTGCGCTGCTACTGGGGCTGCTTTTCTATGTATGTCTGGGTTCTGCTGACCGGATTGTGGCGCTGATTGGTCAGGACGGCGTGGAAGCAATCTCACGAATTATGGGATTTCTGCTCGTCTGCATGGCCGTGCAGTTCGTCATTGACGGTGTGATTGCAGTGATCCATGACCCTCACGGATTCGCACAAGCCAAAGGGGCTTAG
- a CDS encoding ABC transporter ATP-binding protein, with protein MSKLGQQSLSGVSVELESVLHRYGESIAVDRVDLQINPGELVALLGPSGCGKTTLLRIVAGLITQTGGTVRIGGQQVDRLAPNERGAGIVFQSYALFPHMTVEKNVGYGLRARGASEREVNQTVHEMLEMVQMDAYARRYPRELSGGQQQRVALARTLAVHPRVLLLDEPFAALDKNLRLDMQIEIRRIQRELGITTLIVTHDQDEAMSMADRIAVMNAGVLEQFDSPEAVYDRPATRFVAGFVGTANMIEGLLVPRADGMYEFQESEGQARLAIRHPGPCSRPGSVLFAARPEHLAIEPVEAGGVYRVDGLMARVEMVLPLGPSLVYELSRQDAPGIKVVVPRTHGVPRIAVGDQVVARVRDGSPVSVFAD; from the coding sequence ATGTCTAAACTAGGCCAACAGTCTTTGAGCGGTGTCTCGGTCGAACTTGAAAGCGTGCTGCACCGCTATGGTGAGTCGATTGCTGTGGATCGCGTTGATTTGCAAATCAACCCTGGAGAGCTGGTCGCTCTGCTTGGGCCGAGCGGTTGCGGCAAGACGACTCTTCTGAGAATTGTTGCTGGTCTGATTACGCAGACAGGTGGCACCGTCAGGATCGGTGGACAGCAAGTTGACAGGCTTGCACCAAACGAGCGAGGTGCGGGCATTGTGTTTCAGAGCTATGCACTATTTCCGCACATGACCGTTGAAAAGAACGTTGGCTATGGGCTACGAGCCAGAGGAGCTTCGGAGCGCGAGGTCAATCAAACGGTGCATGAAATGCTCGAAATGGTGCAAATGGATGCTTATGCTCGGCGCTACCCAAGAGAGCTGTCAGGCGGTCAGCAACAGCGGGTGGCGCTTGCACGCACACTTGCAGTGCATCCTCGTGTGCTACTGCTGGATGAGCCATTTGCGGCGTTAGACAAAAATCTGCGTCTCGACATGCAAATCGAAATTCGTCGAATCCAGCGAGAACTGGGTATCACCACCTTGATCGTGACGCATGATCAGGATGAGGCTATGTCGATGGCTGACAGGATCGCGGTCATGAATGCCGGGGTACTTGAACAATTTGATTCGCCGGAGGCTGTCTACGACCGGCCAGCGACCCGGTTTGTGGCGGGCTTTGTTGGCACCGCCAACATGATTGAGGGTCTGCTTGTTCCACGCGCCGACGGGATGTACGAGTTTCAGGAAAGTGAAGGACAAGCCCGGCTGGCCATTCGTCACCCTGGCCCCTGCTCGCGTCCAGGGTCAGTGTTGTTTGCTGCACGGCCGGAACATCTGGCGATCGAGCCCGTTGAAGCGGGCGGTGTCTACCGCGTGGATGGTCTGATGGCCAGGGTCGAGATGGTTTTGCCACTTGGACCCTCTCTGGTGTATGAACTGTCCAGACAGGACGCGCCCGGTATCAAGGTCGTTGTTCCCCGTACACATGGCGTTCCAAGAATCGCGGTTGGCGACCAGGTCGTCGCACGGGTTCGAGACGGTTCTCCCGTTAGTGTCTTCGCCGATTGA
- a CDS encoding polysaccharide deacetylase family protein: MDRRNFLGYAGSRPQILWSGQSKIAVNFVVNLEEGAELSLADGDSANEPGHEVQSKIVDHPDLCRESSFEFGSRVGYWRVMQEFERRSVRATLNVCGRFAQRCPEILRDAVGRGHDLCGHGWLWKSPAGMDQASERDWMVATLNAIESACGARPLGWHCKSSATPRTVDLTRELGLLYSSDAYNDELPYSVRTQSGPLLIVPYQFDTNDMRFFGEAPAFVRAQDFSGYVIDSLARLKYEAQHYGRSSMITIGLHTRIIGRSARIQALTQILDYLADESVFWLATRSDIARRWQSAFPPGHSPGHEGA; encoded by the coding sequence ATGGATCGTCGTAACTTTCTCGGGTATGCCGGGAGTCGGCCACAGATCCTGTGGTCAGGTCAAAGCAAGATTGCCGTGAACTTCGTGGTCAACCTGGAGGAAGGTGCGGAGTTGAGCCTTGCCGATGGTGATTCTGCCAACGAGCCCGGACATGAAGTGCAAAGCAAGATTGTCGATCATCCGGATTTGTGTCGGGAGTCCAGCTTCGAGTTTGGCAGCCGGGTTGGATACTGGCGGGTGATGCAGGAGTTTGAACGCCGGTCTGTCAGGGCAACACTGAATGTCTGTGGTCGATTTGCGCAACGTTGTCCCGAGATCTTGCGCGACGCAGTGGGGCGCGGGCATGACTTGTGCGGTCATGGCTGGCTATGGAAGTCACCTGCCGGCATGGATCAGGCGAGCGAGCGTGACTGGATGGTGGCAACGTTGAACGCAATCGAGAGCGCCTGTGGGGCTCGGCCGCTGGGCTGGCATTGCAAATCAAGTGCCACGCCCAGAACTGTCGATCTGACGCGTGAGCTAGGACTGCTCTACAGTAGTGACGCGTACAACGATGAACTACCGTACTCGGTTCGGACTCAATCGGGCCCGCTACTGATTGTTCCCTACCAGTTCGATACCAACGACATGCGGTTCTTTGGCGAGGCACCGGCTTTTGTACGAGCGCAGGATTTTTCAGGGTACGTGATCGATTCACTGGCGCGACTCAAGTACGAAGCGCAGCACTATGGCCGGTCCTCCATGATCACGATTGGTCTGCATACTCGGATTATTGGTCGATCTGCCCGGATTCAAGCTTTGACACAGATTCTGGATTATCTGGCGGATGAGTCGGTGTTCTGGCTCGCAACCCGCAGCGACATTGCCAGGCGATGGCAGAGTGCGTTTCCTCCCGGTCACTCGCCAGGGCATGAGGGTGCGTGA
- a CDS encoding amidohydrolase family protein translates to MTKSNRTTLLRGARVLQGKGLVDEGGRHDVLIRGDRIESIVPAGSSVMADEVVDLEGHILCPGLINGHQHSHEHFQRGRSENLPLELWMNLVRTRTPVTLTPQQIYLRTMIGAIESIRSGCTTLVDDLAVGPALDEERLDAVLQAYEDSGVRALVGFSMMDKPVVDSFPFVEDAFDAELLSELRSARRPASDDYLDLITRRVKAGHHPKESRVALLLAPSAPQRCSQDFLLRIRQMADEYDLPVITHVQETRLQVVTGELLYGMPMVEYLASIGFLKPSTSLIHAVWLNPREIDLLAEHGATAQHNPWSNLLLGSGIQPVRELLKAGVNVSLGSDGSCSTVTSNMLNVLGTAAGISKLRGHDPGRWLSAREALVAATQGGAKALGFGDSLGVIEPGARADLFACRIDTIAFTPLSNPIRQLVYAERGAGVAFSMVDGRIVMHAGRLAQINEAKILSEIEREYQLLVSQFDQAEHEMRPVLNAVEKIYKRSLRCTIGPDTFPARVDTTDDSRYLGLE, encoded by the coding sequence ATGACGAAATCAAACCGGACAACCCTGCTGCGAGGCGCGAGAGTGCTGCAGGGAAAAGGGCTTGTTGATGAGGGGGGGCGGCACGATGTGCTGATTCGTGGTGACCGGATTGAAAGCATTGTTCCAGCCGGTTCTTCCGTGATGGCAGACGAGGTGGTGGATTTGGAGGGACATATCCTTTGCCCTGGGCTTATCAATGGTCATCAGCATTCGCATGAGCATTTTCAGCGTGGTCGCTCAGAAAACCTGCCGCTGGAACTCTGGATGAATCTGGTGAGAACCCGTACACCGGTTACGTTGACTCCACAGCAGATCTATCTGCGCACGATGATCGGTGCGATCGAGTCGATCCGCAGTGGATGTACGACGCTGGTTGACGATCTCGCCGTGGGGCCAGCGCTGGACGAGGAAAGACTCGATGCGGTGCTTCAAGCATACGAAGATTCAGGGGTGCGTGCCCTGGTAGGCTTCTCCATGATGGACAAGCCGGTCGTCGACAGTTTTCCGTTCGTGGAGGATGCCTTTGATGCAGAACTCCTGAGCGAACTGCGTTCGGCCCGACGCCCTGCAAGTGATGACTATCTCGATCTCATCACACGTCGGGTCAAGGCTGGCCATCATCCAAAGGAGTCAAGAGTTGCGTTGTTGCTGGCACCATCAGCGCCACAACGTTGTTCGCAGGACTTTCTGCTTCGAATTCGCCAGATGGCCGATGAATACGATCTTCCCGTGATCACACACGTCCAGGAAACCCGACTTCAAGTCGTGACAGGCGAGTTGCTATACGGTATGCCCATGGTGGAGTATCTGGCAAGCATTGGGTTTCTGAAGCCTTCGACCAGCCTCATACATGCCGTCTGGCTGAATCCGCGAGAGATCGATCTGCTTGCCGAGCATGGCGCGACAGCACAGCATAACCCCTGGAGCAACTTGCTGCTTGGCTCCGGAATACAGCCTGTCCGTGAGCTGCTGAAGGCTGGCGTCAATGTCAGTCTTGGTTCGGATGGTTCATGTTCGACCGTGACCTCAAACATGCTCAATGTTCTGGGCACTGCAGCAGGGATATCCAAGTTGCGAGGACACGATCCTGGTCGATGGCTTTCGGCCCGGGAAGCACTTGTTGCAGCCACTCAGGGAGGGGCCAAAGCATTGGGATTTGGTGATTCGCTTGGTGTGATTGAACCCGGTGCTCGGGCAGATCTGTTCGCTTGTAGGATTGACACGATTGCATTCACACCGCTCTCTAACCCGATCAGGCAGCTCGTCTACGCTGAGCGGGGAGCGGGTGTTGCGTTCTCGATGGTTGATGGCCGCATCGTCATGCATGCCGGTCGTCTGGCACAGATCAATGAGGCAAAGATTCTTTCCGAGATTGAGCGAGAGTATCAGCTGCTTGTGAGCCAGTTTGATCAAGCAGAGCACGAAATGCGGCCCGTTCTCAATGCGGTCGAGAAGATATACAAGCGCTCGCTAAGATGCACGATTGGGCCGGATACGTTCCCGGCGAGAGTCGATACAACAGATGACTCGCGTTATCTGGGTCTTGAATGA
- a CDS encoding ABC transporter permease, which yields MVDITSTQSRVATGSWVSCFERHSFVWVFGILAVFSLVLLLAPTVVVIVASFTSSYSLRFPPPGYSTRWYEALWTQSPEILNAIVLSLKVASISTGISIVLAVAATLALARRREQWARAVEAMFLSPLMLPTLALGLALLMLFNLAGFGLSFWTLIIGHVAITAPYIVRTTSASLVQLDKSLLESARSLGASSGFTFRTVTLPLILPGIAAGAFIAFMYSFDNVAVSLFLSDARSEVLPIRMWHIIESNLDVRAAAVSGVLIGATVVLMLVMERLIGVSRHIR from the coding sequence ATGGTTGACATTACAAGCACACAATCCAGAGTTGCCACAGGTTCATGGGTATCTTGCTTTGAGCGGCATTCGTTTGTGTGGGTATTTGGCATACTGGCGGTATTTTCGCTCGTCTTATTGCTGGCGCCCACTGTCGTGGTCATCGTGGCATCTTTCACGAGTTCGTACTCTCTCCGATTCCCACCTCCCGGATATTCCACGCGCTGGTATGAGGCGCTGTGGACGCAATCTCCTGAGATCCTGAATGCGATTGTGCTATCCCTGAAGGTGGCTTCCATCTCAACTGGTATATCGATCGTTCTTGCTGTTGCAGCCACGTTGGCCCTAGCGCGTCGCCGCGAGCAGTGGGCCAGAGCGGTGGAAGCCATGTTTCTCTCTCCGCTGATGCTTCCAACGCTCGCGCTTGGTCTTGCACTACTGATGCTGTTCAATCTGGCCGGATTCGGGCTGTCATTCTGGACACTTATCATCGGTCACGTCGCTATTACCGCACCGTATATTGTGAGAACAACTTCGGCGAGTCTGGTCCAGTTGGACAAATCGCTCCTTGAGAGCGCGCGTAGTCTTGGCGCGAGCAGCGGCTTCACATTCCGGACCGTGACTTTGCCGTTGATCCTGCCTGGGATTGCCGCCGGCGCGTTCATCGCATTCATGTACTCGTTTGACAACGTAGCGGTCTCGCTGTTTCTCTCGGACGCTCGCAGCGAGGTTCTCCCGATTCGTATGTGGCACATCATTGAGTCAAACCTGGATGTGCGCGCAGCGGCCGTTTCCGGTGTCCTGATCGGTGCCACGGTGGTCCTAATGTTGGTGATGGAGCGTCTGATCGGCGTTTCACGCCATATTCGATGA